One Ctenopharyngodon idella isolate HZGC_01 chromosome 3, HZGC01, whole genome shotgun sequence genomic window, ctgaggcactattgagccttcagatcatctgtatattgttggatcgactgtttctcatctttctcttgaaaatatcccatagattcaggtcaggcatgttggctggccaataaagcacagtaatatcatgctcagcaaaccacttggaagtggtttttgcactgtgggcaggtgctaaagtcctgctggaaaaggaaatcagcatctccataaagcttgtcagcagatggaagcataaagtgctccaaaatctcctggaaaatggctgcattgactttgcacttgataaaacacaatggaccaacaccagcagacgtcacggcccccccaaatcattattgacttcagaaacttcacactagacttaaagcagcttggattctgtgcctctccagtcttccttcagactctgggaccatgatttcaacatgaaatgcaaaatttacttttatctgaaaagaggactttcgaccactgttcacggtccagttctttttctccttagcccaggtaagatgcttctgacgttgtctctggttcagaagtggcttggtagtccttttcctgaagatgtctgagtgtggtgactcttgatgcgctgactccggcttcattctactcattgtgacgctctcccaagtgtttgaattggctttacttgacagtattctcaagcttgcggtcatccctgttgcttgtgcacctttgcctacccaatttcttccttccagtcaactttgcatttaatatgctttgatatacactctgtaaacagccaccccattcagtaatgaccttctgtgacttactctctttgtggaaggtgtcaatgattgtctcctggaccattgccaagtcagcagtcttccccattagtgtggtttcaaagaacaaaagatacccggaatttatactgtagggatggtcatttaataaaactcaaatgtaaatattctaatattttgaggtactggattttggactttcattagctgtacgctctaatcaacaaatttaaaaaaaaaaaaacttttgaaatgttttactttacatgtagggaatctagaatatatgaaagtttaattttttaaaataatttacaataaaaaaatgaactttttcacgatattctaattatatgaccagcacctgtatatatatatatatatatatatatatatatatatatatacatatacacacacacaagcacaacaatcaaaacatttaaagacgGATGTTTTGATCAAGGAGGAGCGTGAACTAAAATATTCTCAGTTCCATGCGCATGTCCAAGAAACTCATGAATTAATGTCAGCTCCGCCcactgaaactgaaagtaaCAGAAACACCAGTTTCGTCTTTTATCTGGACACCGACAAACAAAGTTTTAACCAACTTGATATTGCACCTGCTTTCCGATTATGATAGAGGAGAAGCTCGAATTTCAAGTGAATGTCCAatataaaaacaactttataCCGTACCGACGCGCGCGCTGAGGAGCAAGAACGATTTGTATCATTTCTGATGGACGAACATCTGATCTGAGAACAGCTGCGAAACCCTTTAAGACCAGCCCTGATTACTGATCGATAAGATGAATATATTAAGACTGTCTGGAGATGTTTGTCATCTGGTGGTCCTTATTAGTCTGTTCCTGAAAATCTGGAGATCCAAATCATGCGCAGGTAATGTGCTTTGTAAACAGAAGTGATTAGAAAGTGAATGTGGAAATGTACCGGAAGGAATCTTCTTTACAGTGTATTTacgcctgaaaaaaaaaaaaaaaaaatgtaaacgcTCAAATTACGTAAAAGCGCGACTGTTAGTAAATGATGTTACGCGATTGTTCATGTTAAGTTTTATTGAGTTTACATGGCAGCTGATTACAGCGTGTCAAGATTGTTTCGGAAAAGTTTAAAAGCaccaggaggaaaaaaaaactgtgccaTCTTGTAGCAGGATAAATTTATCTCTATAGTTTTCTGATAGCATAGTTCATGGCAATAAATTCAAAGtaacaagaacaacaacaacaataataagaCCAACAGAGTTGTTTGAGGCAAGTCTTTCCGTTCAGTTCTGAAGTTTGTTGTTGTGTATTTCAGGTATTTCTGGGAAGTCTCAGGTGCTGTTCGCGCTGGTCTTCACCACCAGATATCTGGACCTGTTCACCTCCTTCATCTCCATCTACAACATCTTCTTGAAGGTAAAGTGCCACATAAGGGGGGTGTTATGAAacactaagtcataattataatatttacattcaATCATTTAGTAGTAGTATATTATACATACACAGCAGGTAAAATAAGTAttgaatatgttaaaaaaaaattttaaattattattatacaaagttCTAATGCAGCAATTCACATACAGTTTTGACCAGATGCTGATGTTAGCTCAAGAAATcaatacaaataattaaatcataatacTACAATCCGTAAAAACGTTGTGTAATAAAGTGAAATGACACGGGTAAAAAGTAttgaacacactgagaaaaagcAGTACACTAAGGCAAGGCAAGAAAGCAACAGAGTTCACTAAGTAGTTGTTAGATTAGAAAAAGGCTTATGCACCTCTGAATGCAAGTATTGGACATCTCATGATGGGTAGAGGCAAAGAGCTCTCCCAAGACTTTCACAACAAGATTGTTGTCGTACATAACAACAGTACTGGTTACAATACTGGGATGGAAATGCTGATGTATTCactaatgttttatgtgatattccaattttatgcacaagttaattttgcaactttggatggaaataTAGCTAGTGTAAATCACATCCAGacatctgtctctctgtctgtctctcaggtGGTGTATCTGGTCTTGGCGTACGCCACTGTCAGCCTCATCTACTTGCGCTTCAGGAACTCATACGACTCTAAGAACGATTCGTTCCGCGTGGAGTTCCTGCTGGTGCCGGTGGCCGGCCTGTCGTTCCTGGTGAACCACGACTTCACACTGATGGAGGTCAGAGTTCAGCGATACATGCTTTAGATAATAAGATGAAACACTGACTACAGactatctgcctgtctgtctgtctgactgactgtctgtctgtctgtctgactgtctgtctgtctgtatgactatctgtctatctgtctgtctaactatctgtctgtctgactatctatctgactatctgtctatctatctatatatctgtctgtctgtctatctgctTGTCTGTCtaactatctgtctgtctgactgtctatctatatatctgcctgtctgtctgtctgtctatctatatatctgactgactatctgcctgtctgtctatctatctatatatctgactgtctgtctgactgactatatgtctgtctgtctatctgcctGTCTGACTATCTGCCTGTATGTCtgactatctgtctgtttgtctgtctatctatatatctgactgtctgtctgactgactatatgtctgtctgactatctgtctgtctgactgattatctgcctgtctgtctatctatctatatatctgtctgtctgtctgtctatctatctatatatctgtctgtctgtctgtctatctatctatatatctgtctgtctatctgcctgtctgtctatctgcctgtctgtctatctgtctgtctgactatctgcCTGTATGTCTGACTATCTGCCTGTATGTCTGACTATCTGCCTGTATGTCTgactgtctgtttgtctgtctatctatatatctgactgtctgtctgactgactatatgtctgtctgtctgtcttgtctgtctgactatctgtctgtctgtgtgactgtctgtctgtctgtctgtctatctatctatctatctatctatctatatatctgactgtctgtctgtctgtctgattgactatctgtctgtctgtctgtctgactgactgtctatctatatatatgtctgtctgtctgactgtctgtctatctatctatcttctgtctgtcagtctgtacatatttatttcagtttataatgaagtttttaataattatattccAATTTCCTACAATTTAtgtcattttgtcataattttatgGATTATTTCTGCCGTACTGCTGCTTAGGAATGctattttgtcctttttaaaaCTGAGACAGACAATGTTTACTTCTTTGTTAATGGAATAAAACACTAATTTCATCTATTTAACCCAATCTTCAAACTAATTGCTGGAGGTTTGtcattttgtaaatgcattGACACCATAGACCTAGACTCCCTGTGTTCTACCACATAAAACCCAATTTTTCATGGacttttcaatatatatatatatttttttttacataattgacATTGATTGTTTAATATCCTTACAAATACCATACAAATTCATATATGTCATCTCTGGGAAAAATTTGGGATTAAACgggttaaaagcacattttatggCATGTCTGATTTATCTGGTTTAATTGTGATTTGGATTTGTTAAGTACTGGGGGTAGGATTTATTAAGCCTAGGGCTTCTACCTATCCCTTTCCGAACAGGTTGAGTATTATATTTTTGAGTATTCTGGTTGAGTAttctgttattgtttttttttttttttttttttttttttttttttttttatatatatttttgtgttatttttttgtctttttcttttaataattcAAGTTTGAAATAAAGACTACAGATACTAAATGCTTCTGCCTGCGTCACGGGTGACCaattccaacgtgattacgtaatgtgtggcgcatcgcagataAGTGCAAGACGAggatttgtggttaaaatgtatatacatttttatttttttagaaaatgaccaatggtttctctagataagactcttattcctcacctgggatcatgtagagctctttaaagctgcactgaaactgacatttggaccttcaacctgttggtccccactgaagtccactatatggagaaaaatcctgtagGGTGCCAAACCTGTTcccaattaaaaaataaagttaagaaaagaaaacaaactgaaaaccttttacaataaaaaaacagaagCAGTACAAAAAAGGTCTTTATGTATCAGCCATCTTGGGTTTTTAGAGACTTTAGTGATCTCAAGTCTCTGTGTGTGATTGGCTAATCACACGAGGCAGGCAGCCATTGACTGGAACAACTGCAGATGGATGTACCAATAGGGGCAGGCTCCTGtaacagaaacacacagagagtaaaacaacacacacacacacctggaggGCTTAATTGTCACTCCGTCACTAAATGATTACTGTGTTATCATGGATGTGTTTGTGTAGATCATGTGGACGTTCTCCATCTATCTGGAGTCGGTGGCCATCCTGCCACAGATGTTCATGATCAGGAAGACGGGCGAAGCAGAGTCCTTCCTCACACACTACCTGTTCTTCCTGGGTCTGTACCGCGCACTGTACCTCTGTAACTGGGTGTGGCGCTTTTACTATGAGGGGTTCTACGACCAGATCGCTGCGGTGTCCGGCGTCGTCCAGACCATCATCTACTGCTGCTTCTTCTTCTATCTCTACTTCACCAGAGGTCAGCAGACATCACACACCtttgattttaatttctgtctgttttatgaaattattaCTGGACTCTAAAACtgatctatttatctgtctgtctgtctctctctacaGTGCTGAGTAGAAGTGAAAAGGTGACACTGCCATTGTCAGTTACTGAGTTATCAGACCCCGCCCCTTCATTAGGCCACACCCAGCAGTGACATCATCCCTGCCTGCCGCTGTAGTTCTTCTGTTATCATTCCTTACAGTAGGGATGGAGAACGCTTTTGACGCTTTTTTCTGTTTCGGGGAAAGATTCGAAGCTTCAgaagtgttgaaaacagttcaatcTTGTGGCAGGTAAAATGTACAGCAGCCATAAACCCGAGAGTGCAGATCTGTTGTTTCTTCCATTAAGCACAAATAAAAACCTGACAActaaatgtttagttttctgaTTATGGGctgcaacgtgatctcatgagaatacgtgtgtatttttacgtaaagtgtggttctaccacacgtacatttacttacgttttcatacacacaaaaacgtacaacattgacgtatttagaggactaaaacgtaaaaatacttacgtatgaacagcaataaaaatgtaaatcatgtaacgtaaagtgtgaatgtatatgaattcccatgtattaatattaaaatcgtgtctttaatgatgtttttagtcaaatttatttaaagcagtttactcctctacttaatatgaaataacatttctgttcgtgactcgTGCTGCTCATttcggaggattgcataatgttaaacaagactacaatttaaaaccttatgaataaattttctgtaactgtttaaccattttgcaatatttagtttgtttgctgtgcgacacagaaggcgttttctcctatgcagtgactgacaatacaaccataagatacaccaaaacacaacataaattcacaaatcacatcaattttatttgttcgctgtactcccaatctttagaatccatatgtttgtaaggaacagatccaaattcagccctttatccatcgatcttcatcttcattctcagcaacagcgaccgtcacagtcaaagctcgcgctcgttatgattcaaatttgaaagtagcgccaccctcgagaagcgttacgacatggtttacagcactgatatcaaacgctcattggttctcaccttcgtcacagattacgacatgccgtgtttcagtggattgacatttgaaatgagtgcgcgccttcacggagagaagccggattcatcatattttcatggattaataaattaaattctgctctgtaccctataaaaaactattaccgccagagaggactgtgactggaactcatcatcatttgaactacttttggtaccacttttgacattttcgcaaaaaataaattattgtgattgtttgtctgtcattcttttatttataacagtaggtagtttaaagaaatggttatgggtaggtttaggggtaggtgtaggattagtggctcaaaatatcgttttaatgttatatttttactaaaattgtcattttcctacacatttctgttctttatgttttattcttttaacattctgtataaaatgggtaggtttaagttcgggatggggtttagggatcttacatttatctacaaaacgataaaagggaaattatacatatatctttaagacatgataagattcgtaaatattttacattttttcgctgtaaaaaaacgtaagtatttttacgttttagtgccataattacgtcaatattgtacgttttagcacctttctaaacgtacaaaaatgtatgttttgtgtctttgaaagttacgtattaatacctattAACAACGAGACCAGGCTGGATTAtataattcacatattaaaATGTGGCAGTAAATTAGATGtaacaattataataatattaattataataatagccTACCAACAGAGTTGTTTGATGCAAGTAAATGGTGCTCTaattattttatggttttatacTGTTTATATGGCAGAATATATGATCATGTAATATATGCTATAggcttatatataaaaaaaatcttagtaaATGGACTTTAACGTCCATAAACCCATTGAGAACTGGTCTGGTTTCAAACATCCTGACACAAAAGTGAAGCATCCATGTGACTGGAAAGAAAGTGAGGCTTCGTTTTTCGTTGATCACGTGTTTATCTGAAAACAATACGCGCTCTGGCACGGAGCTTTAAGAGAAATTTCGCTGCATTCTCAATACATGCTTTGAAGCTTCAGTGTTGTATGTAACATCACTACCTTACAGTGACCAGATTTGCTGGATGAGTCTTGTGTTTGATGCCTTTATGTTTCTGttcaaaaagtatttattacAAAGAGGACATGTGACACTTTTAAGTGGTCCATATTACTATAATTGCCAAGCATCAATATTGGGAAATATATAGTTGAAAGatccagtacaacttactgaaatccgtatcatgtcatGTGTAACGTTAATCCATCAATcattgtttcaaccgcggaaaagcaccaataaaatagcttgtaaaaatatcacatttaccgtaacatttacctcagaaaagccgttcAATGTCAAAAAACTTGTTAGTCAAAAATGAACTATTAGGCCATTGCATATTCTTGCACTTAACATGTGCTTCAATATTGAATGTATAAAACCTTTTAATGTTTAGGCCGATATTAAAAACGAGTAGAAACATAActatgtcattaaaaatgtattataataacttatttatgtgtaatttatatgtaagtagctta contains:
- the LOC127510035 gene encoding ER lumen protein-retaining receptor 3-like, producing the protein MNILRLSGDVCHLVVLISLFLKIWRSKSCAGISGKSQVLFALVFTTRYLDLFTSFISIYNIFLKVVYLVLAYATVSLIYLRFRNSYDSKNDSFRVEFLLVPVAGLSFLVNHDFTLMEIMWTFSIYLESVAILPQMFMIRKTGEAESFLTHYLFFLGLYRALYLCNWVWRFYYEGFYDQIAAVSGVVQTIIYCCFFFYLYFTRVLSRSEKVTLPLSVTELSDPAPSLGHTQQ